A single Carnobacterium inhibens subsp. inhibens DSM 13024 DNA region contains:
- a CDS encoding divergent PAP2 family protein, whose product MLILSNYPLVAAFAAITFAQFIKVPVAFLLRRKTTWALATSTGGMPSSHSAAVSALITALALEYGVASPFVAIASTFGAIVMFDSMGVRRQSGEQGILLNQLMVDFHTLSKKVVKLSHESMSLVDEKKERHLKEYLGHKPIEVFFGILTGIGVAFITRAILTYFSFL is encoded by the coding sequence ATGCTTATTTTATCGAATTATCCGCTTGTTGCAGCATTTGCAGCAATTACATTTGCACAATTTATTAAAGTACCAGTAGCTTTTCTATTAAGAAGAAAGACAACATGGGCGTTAGCTACTTCTACTGGCGGGATGCCTAGTTCCCATTCAGCAGCAGTATCAGCATTGATTACAGCCTTAGCTCTAGAATACGGAGTTGCTTCTCCATTTGTAGCTATAGCAAGTACTTTTGGAGCCATTGTTATGTTTGATTCTATGGGTGTACGTCGACAAAGTGGAGAACAGGGAATCTTGTTAAATCAATTGATGGTTGATTTTCATACGTTGAGTAAAAAAGTAGTGAAACTTTCTCATGAATCAATGTCACTTGTAGATGAGAAAAAAGAGCGTCACTTAAAGGAATATCTAGGACATAAGCCTATCGAAGTCTTTTTTGGGATTCTGACAGGTATTGGAGTGGCTTTTATTACACGAGCTATACTGACCTACTTTTCATTTTTATAA
- a CDS encoding TIGR01906 family membrane protein, with protein MIGLFLFILSFAIALTINLTPLYAFDIDYLNIPQKVGLPKEALMENYRVLLNYLNLPWVSELNFPDFPSSQSGLFHFYEVKRLFMVDYVTMVITAVGSFFYIRYIKKNQLFWKLVRPFQVGIMVPLVVFFMIAVSFDQLFVAFHKLFFNNDAWLFNPSTDPIILALPETFFMHCFILAFVLIELQLIFGYFYTKKKAFN; from the coding sequence ATGATTGGCTTGTTTTTATTTATTCTATCGTTTGCTATAGCGTTGACAATTAATTTGACGCCATTATACGCATTTGATATAGATTACTTAAATATTCCACAAAAAGTAGGGTTACCTAAAGAAGCATTAATGGAAAACTATCGTGTGCTGCTTAACTATTTAAACTTGCCATGGGTGTCAGAATTAAATTTTCCAGATTTTCCAAGTTCCCAAAGCGGGTTGTTTCACTTTTATGAAGTTAAGAGATTGTTCATGGTGGATTATGTCACCATGGTGATTACTGCTGTAGGTTCGTTTTTCTATATTCGTTACATTAAGAAAAATCAGCTTTTTTGGAAGTTGGTTCGTCCATTCCAAGTTGGAATAATGGTTCCTTTAGTGGTGTTTTTTATGATAGCTGTGAGTTTTGATCAGTTATTTGTAGCATTTCATAAATTGTTTTTTAATAATGATGCTTGGTTGTTTAATCCTTCTACAGATCCCATTATTTTAGCTTTGCCTGAAACATTCTTCATGCACTGTTTTATTTTGGCTTTTGTCCTGATTGAACTTCAACTTATTTTTGGGTATTTCTATACTAAAAAAAAGGCCTTTAATTAA
- a CDS encoding peptidylprolyl isomerase, translating to MSEFPQLSTEVASNEKTATIKTTMGELKVKLFPEIAPKAVENFVKLAESGYYNGIIFHRVIPDFMIQGGDPTGTGMGGESVWGTSFEDEFSDKAFNLKGALSMANAGPHTNGSQFFIVSASQTPPNMVGQLEAAGYPAEVVEAYKENGGTPWLDNRHTVFGHVVEGMNVVDSIQNVKRGPQDKPVNDIVIESIVIS from the coding sequence ATGTCTGAATTTCCACAATTATCAACCGAAGTAGCAAGCAATGAAAAAACTGCAACTATTAAAACAACTATGGGTGAGTTGAAAGTTAAATTATTCCCAGAAATTGCTCCTAAAGCTGTAGAAAACTTTGTTAAGTTAGCAGAGAGCGGCTACTACAATGGAATCATTTTTCACCGTGTTATTCCTGATTTCATGATTCAAGGGGGAGACCCAACTGGAACCGGTATGGGTGGAGAAAGTGTTTGGGGAACTTCTTTTGAAGATGAATTCTCAGATAAAGCTTTCAATCTTAAAGGTGCTCTTTCAATGGCTAATGCAGGTCCTCATACAAATGGAAGTCAATTCTTTATTGTATCAGCTTCTCAAACACCACCAAACATGGTAGGCCAATTGGAAGCTGCCGGATACCCAGCAGAAGTTGTTGAAGCTTATAAAGAGAATGGTGGAACACCATGGTTAGATAACCGTCATACTGTTTTTGGTCATGTAGTTGAAGGCATGAACGTTGTAGACAGCATCCAAAATGTTAAACGCGGACCTCAAGATAAACCTGTAAATGATATCGTTATTGAAAGCATTGTAATAAGTTAA
- a CDS encoding YutD family protein: MTSEKETTKERTKASNLSKKTFSSKNRQTKPRPKKQVKESQTVPVEEKHETEEKMNLSLEKEVTQLITTTEEPIVQRIDATTIRIEDKKFEIVKDYRDAFDAERLGERYSEILNKYDYIVADWGFEQIRLKGFYDNRNRKVPQDQRIGNLQDYLYEYCNFGCPYFVLQRMDDKKERTKPNKPKKRRTQKSKSLTNEKVVKQVQSKETNAKQTNASNKKRSSDRMKPKKDFVKKEVLPVEKTVEKSVSKETVETVKDAKGKRQYSIRRKVVPK, from the coding sequence ATGACAAGCGAAAAAGAAACAACTAAAGAACGGACGAAAGCTTCGAATTTATCTAAAAAGACTTTTTCGTCAAAGAATCGCCAAACAAAGCCAAGGCCAAAAAAACAAGTAAAAGAATCACAGACTGTTCCAGTAGAAGAAAAGCATGAGACTGAAGAGAAGATGAATCTTTCTTTAGAAAAAGAAGTCACTCAATTGATTACGACAACTGAAGAGCCAATCGTCCAAAGAATTGATGCTACAACGATCAGGATTGAAGACAAAAAGTTTGAAATCGTGAAAGATTACCGAGATGCGTTTGATGCAGAACGATTGGGTGAGCGATACAGTGAAATTTTAAATAAGTACGATTATATTGTTGCGGATTGGGGATTTGAACAAATTCGTTTAAAAGGTTTCTATGACAACCGAAATCGCAAAGTCCCTCAAGATCAACGAATTGGGAACCTTCAAGATTATTTGTATGAGTATTGTAATTTTGGTTGTCCTTATTTTGTCTTGCAACGAATGGATGACAAAAAGGAACGCACTAAGCCCAATAAACCAAAAAAACGCAGAACACAAAAAAGTAAAAGTTTGACAAATGAAAAAGTAGTCAAACAAGTCCAATCAAAAGAGACAAATGCAAAACAAACGAATGCATCTAATAAAAAGAGATCGTCAGATCGAATGAAACCAAAAAAAGACTTTGTTAAAAAAGAAGTTTTACCAGTTGAAAAAACAGTTGAAAAAAGTGTTTCTAAAGAAACGGTTGAGACTGTTAAAGATGCTAAAGGAAAACGACAATACAGCATCAGAAGAAAAGTTGTTCCGAAATAA
- a CDS encoding TIGR01457 family HAD-type hydrolase gives MKYKGYLIDLDGTMYRGKEPIPAASRFIKRLQENKIPYLFVTNNSSKTQKEVADNLIQNFDVQTSAEEVYTSSLATADYLTSLGGGKKVYIIGETGIRTALKNAGFVEDEENPDYVVVGIDRQVTYHDFEIATLAIHKGARFIATNKDTNLPSDKGMVPGAGSLVALLIASTRVQPTFIGKPEAIIMEEAIKTIGLTKEEVIMVGDNYETDILAGINNDVDTLLVLTGFTTKEDLTLVEEQPTYLLNSLDEWVF, from the coding sequence ATGAAGTATAAAGGATATTTAATTGATTTAGACGGTACGATGTATCGAGGGAAAGAACCGATTCCTGCAGCTTCACGGTTCATTAAAAGATTACAAGAAAATAAGATTCCTTATTTATTTGTTACCAATAATTCTTCTAAAACACAAAAAGAAGTAGCGGATAATTTGATTCAAAACTTTGATGTCCAAACGTCAGCAGAAGAAGTGTACACTAGTTCGTTGGCAACAGCTGATTACTTAACTTCATTAGGCGGAGGAAAAAAGGTTTATATAATAGGCGAAACAGGTATCAGAACTGCATTGAAAAACGCAGGGTTTGTTGAAGATGAAGAGAATCCAGATTATGTGGTTGTAGGAATCGATCGTCAAGTTACCTATCATGATTTTGAAATAGCAACTTTAGCCATTCATAAAGGAGCTCGTTTTATTGCAACAAATAAAGATACAAATTTACCAAGTGATAAAGGGATGGTACCTGGTGCCGGTTCATTAGTGGCTTTATTGATTGCATCAACAAGAGTTCAACCGACGTTTATCGGTAAACCTGAAGCTATTATTATGGAAGAAGCCATTAAAACAATTGGGTTAACAAAAGAAGAAGTCATTATGGTAGGCGATAATTATGAAACGGATATTTTAGCTGGCATCAATAACGACGTGGATACTTTATTAGTATTAACAGGATTTACAACAAAAGAGGACTTAACACTTGTGGAAGAACAACCTACCTATTTATTGAATTCACTGGATGAGTGGGTGTTTTAG
- a CDS encoding phosphatidylglycerophosphatase A family protein — protein MVKDTNELHEKALALLNQRGVQLDDIAELVMFLQQSYIDDLTYEVCLENVKAVLKKREVQNTILTGIQLDILAENKELMNPLLDIIVEDEGLYGIDEIMALSIVNVYGSIGFTNYGYIDKIKPGILKKLNSHNDNEVHTFLDDIVGAIAAAAASRLAHAHPTKSDITK, from the coding sequence ATGGTAAAAGATACAAATGAGTTACATGAAAAAGCTTTAGCCTTATTAAACCAACGTGGAGTCCAATTAGATGATATTGCTGAATTGGTGATGTTTTTACAACAATCTTATATCGATGATTTAACTTATGAAGTTTGTTTAGAAAACGTAAAAGCTGTTTTGAAAAAAAGAGAAGTTCAAAATACGATTCTGACTGGAATCCAGTTAGATATTTTAGCTGAAAATAAAGAATTAATGAACCCTTTATTGGATATCATCGTTGAGGATGAGGGTCTATATGGAATAGATGAGATCATGGCTCTTTCAATTGTTAACGTCTATGGTTCTATCGGCTTTACAAACTACGGATACATCGACAAAATCAAACCTGGTATTTTAAAAAAATTAAATAGTCACAATGATAATGAAGTTCATACATTTTTAGATGATATCGTTGGAGCTATTGCGGCTGCAGCAGCTAGTCGTTTAGCGCATGCTCATCCAACGAAAAGCGACATTACAAAATAA
- a CDS encoding NAD(P)/FAD-dependent oxidoreductase: MNTTKEVFDITIIGGGPVGMFAAFYGGMRNAKVKIIESLPQLGGQLSMLYPEKDIYDIAALPVVKGQELIDNLSVQMSRFDPTICLEEEVTQVIKNADELFEMTTKKGIHYSKAIIITAGNGAFQPRRLELEHAADYEGKTLHYYVNNIEQFKDRTVAICGGGDSAVDWALTLEPIAKKVYLIHRRNKFRAMEHSVSLLEQSSVEVITPYIPVELKGDHPQIQSVHLKEVRGDDEKELKIDNFLINYGFTSSIGPMKNWGFDVKRNEIPVNTKMETSVSGIYAAGDICTYEGKIKLIATGFGEAPTAINNAMSYINPDERVQPMHSTSLF; encoded by the coding sequence TTGAATACGACTAAAGAAGTCTTTGACATTACGATTATTGGTGGCGGTCCTGTTGGCATGTTTGCTGCTTTTTATGGAGGTATGCGAAATGCAAAAGTTAAGATTATTGAAAGTTTACCACAATTAGGCGGACAATTAAGTATGTTATATCCTGAAAAAGATATTTATGATATTGCGGCTCTTCCAGTAGTAAAAGGACAAGAATTGATTGATAATCTTTCTGTTCAAATGTCGCGTTTTGACCCAACTATCTGTTTAGAAGAAGAAGTCACACAAGTCATTAAAAATGCTGATGAATTATTTGAGATGACCACAAAAAAAGGGATTCACTATTCAAAAGCTATTATTATAACCGCCGGAAATGGAGCCTTTCAACCAAGAAGATTAGAGTTGGAACACGCTGCTGATTACGAAGGCAAAACGCTTCATTACTATGTCAACAATATTGAACAATTTAAAGACCGTACTGTGGCTATTTGCGGCGGTGGCGATTCTGCTGTGGATTGGGCATTGACGCTTGAACCCATTGCAAAAAAAGTTTACCTTATTCATCGTCGGAATAAGTTTAGAGCGATGGAACACAGTGTTTCTTTATTAGAACAATCTAGCGTTGAAGTGATTACCCCTTATATTCCGGTTGAGTTAAAGGGTGATCATCCTCAAATCCAATCTGTCCACTTGAAAGAAGTCCGAGGTGACGATGAAAAAGAACTTAAAATTGACAATTTCTTAATCAATTATGGTTTTACTTCATCTATTGGACCAATGAAAAATTGGGGGTTTGATGTTAAACGAAACGAGATTCCAGTAAACACTAAAATGGAAACTAGTGTTTCTGGTATATATGCCGCTGGCGATATCTGTACTTATGAAGGAAAAATTAAATTGATTGCGACAGGATTTGGTGAAGCTCCTACGGCTATCAATAATGCAATGAGTTACATCAATCCTGATGAACGTGTTCAACCAATGCACAGTACCAGCCTTTTTTAG